In one window of Prevotella sp. E13-17 DNA:
- a CDS encoding GH92 family glycosyl hydrolase: MVNNSFKHSISVLLLCLTTWSAQAAEPVDYVSTLVGTQSKISLSTGNTYPAIAMPWGMNFWMPQTGKMGDGWAYTYDAEKIRGLKQTHQPSPWINDYGQFAIMPTTRTVFNENERASWFSHKAEVARPYYYKVYLADHDVTAEMTPTERAVVMRFTYPETSEARIVVDAFDNGSFVKVSGNKIIGYTTKNSGGVPANFKNYFVIECDRPFSFVKTVDNGKMTDKTEVETKHAGAVVGFETKRGDQVTLRVASSFISEEQAIRNLGEVKGKSFETVCQQGKNRWNEVLGRVEVKDDNIDHLRTFYSCLYRAVLFPRMFFEKGANGEIVHYSPYNGEVKPGYMFTDTGFWDTFRSLFPLLNLLYPEMNQQMQAGLVNTYLESGFLPEWASPGHRGCMVGNNSASIVADAYLKGLRGYDIETLWKAVVHGANAVHPQVSSTGRLGFEQYNKLGYVPYNTGIRESVARTLEYAYDDWCIYQLGLSLGKSKKELKPFREHAMNYQKVFDKESKLMRGRNADGTFQSPFNPLKWGDAFTEGNAWHYTWSVFHDPQGLINLMGGKSDFVQMLDSVFSVPPLFDDSYYGGVIHEIREMQIMNMGNYAHGNQPIQHMIYLYDWASQPWKTQYWIREAMDHLYTAAPDGYCGDEDNGQTSAWYVFSAMGFYPVCPGSNQYALGTPYFDKMTLHLPDHKTLEIQANNNSAEARYIGGMTFNGQTYDKNYLEHKDLLQGGRIEFTMQTTPNRQRGVSESAVPYSFSKTNTK, translated from the coding sequence ATGGTAAACAATTCTTTTAAACACTCTATCAGCGTTCTGCTGCTGTGCCTGACCACCTGGTCGGCACAGGCAGCAGAACCTGTTGATTATGTAAGTACCCTCGTTGGTACACAGTCAAAAATTTCACTATCAACAGGAAACACCTACCCCGCCATCGCCATGCCATGGGGCATGAACTTCTGGATGCCCCAAACAGGAAAGATGGGCGACGGATGGGCTTATACCTATGACGCAGAAAAAATTCGTGGACTGAAGCAGACCCACCAACCCTCACCATGGATCAACGACTATGGTCAGTTTGCTATTATGCCGACCACACGCACCGTGTTCAACGAGAATGAGCGCGCATCGTGGTTCTCTCATAAGGCCGAGGTTGCTCGTCCATATTATTATAAAGTCTATTTGGCCGACCATGACGTAACGGCCGAGATGACCCCTACAGAACGTGCTGTGGTGATGCGTTTCACCTATCCTGAGACCAGCGAAGCACGCATCGTGGTCGATGCCTTCGACAATGGTTCGTTTGTAAAGGTATCAGGCAACAAAATTATTGGCTACACCACCAAGAACAGCGGTGGTGTTCCCGCCAACTTCAAGAACTATTTCGTCATTGAGTGCGACCGTCCTTTCAGTTTTGTGAAGACCGTTGACAACGGTAAGATGACCGATAAGACAGAGGTAGAGACCAAGCATGCCGGTGCCGTCGTAGGTTTCGAGACCAAGCGTGGCGACCAAGTGACGCTGCGTGTGGCCTCATCGTTCATCAGCGAAGAGCAGGCCATCAGAAATCTTGGCGAAGTGAAAGGCAAATCGTTTGAGACCGTTTGCCAGCAAGGCAAGAACCGCTGGAACGAAGTGCTGGGCCGTGTTGAGGTGAAGGACGACAATATTGATCACCTGCGCACATTCTATAGCTGTCTGTATCGTGCAGTTCTCTTCCCTCGTATGTTCTTTGAGAAGGGTGCTAACGGCGAGATTGTGCACTACAGCCCCTACAATGGCGAGGTGAAGCCCGGTTATATGTTTACCGACACTGGTTTCTGGGACACTTTCCGCTCGCTGTTCCCGCTATTGAACCTCCTTTATCCTGAAATGAACCAGCAGATGCAAGCAGGTCTGGTCAACACCTACCTCGAGAGTGGATTTCTGCCCGAATGGGCAAGTCCTGGCCATCGCGGTTGCATGGTGGGCAACAACTCTGCCTCTATCGTTGCCGATGCTTACCTGAAAGGTCTGCGCGGTTACGACATCGAGACCCTTTGGAAAGCTGTCGTACACGGTGCTAATGCCGTACACCCACAGGTATCATCAACGGGCCGTCTTGGTTTCGAGCAGTATAACAAGCTGGGCTATGTGCCCTACAACACCGGTATCCGTGAGAGCGTGGCCCGCACATTGGAGTATGCTTATGACGACTGGTGCATCTACCAGTTAGGACTGTCGCTGGGCAAGTCAAAGAAAGAATTGAAGCCTTTCCGCGAACATGCCATGAACTATCAGAAAGTGTTCGACAAAGAATCTAAGCTGATGCGTGGTCGCAATGCCGACGGCACTTTCCAGTCACCCTTCAACCCTCTGAAATGGGGCGATGCCTTCACCGAAGGCAATGCTTGGCACTACACTTGGTCGGTATTCCACGATCCTCAAGGACTTATCAACCTGATGGGTGGCAAGAGCGACTTCGTACAGATGCTCGATTCAGTATTCAGTGTGCCCCCCCTGTTCGACGACAGTTACTATGGTGGCGTCATCCACGAGATTCGCGAGATGCAGATTATGAACATGGGTAACTATGCTCATGGCAACCAGCCCATTCAGCACATGATTTATCTCTACGACTGGGCATCGCAGCCTTGGAAGACTCAATACTGGATTCGCGAAGCCATGGACCATCTCTATACGGCTGCCCCCGACGGCTACTGCGGTGACGAGGACAATGGCCAGACATCTGCCTGGTATGTCTTCTCAGCCATGGGTTTCTATCCTGTTTGTCCAGGTTCCAACCAGTATGCGCTGGGCACCCCCTACTTCGACAAGATGACCTTGCACCTGCCAGACCATAAGACCTTGGAGATTCAGGCCAACAACAACAGTGCTGAGGCGCGCTACATCGGTGGCATGACCTTCAATGGCCAGACATACGACAAGAACTATCTGGAGCACAAAGACCTGTTGCAGGGTGGTCGCATCGAATTCACCATGCAGACCACGCCCAACCGCCAGCGCGGTGTCAGTGAGTCTGCAGTCCCCTATTCATTCTCTAAGACCAACACGAAATGA
- a CDS encoding glycoside hydrolase family 76 protein has translation MNKIIALFLLTLGINASSFAQSEMAVQNLKRAMLILDATMERSFRGTDTNLYMADVCDTESDEVSGPSDVWPYTAAIEAHCSVLEALKTLKDAEPELYTTHFDKYAKQLDVLIDNLTYYRGSYKLFSYASSRSWSVYAVPRASERNKANVTGDNLKFNVYDDQMWIARELIRAYLLTGKESYLEEATHLTDYVLDGWDCWRDSNGEEYGGITWGPGYNSKHACSNGPIIQPLVWLHHIYATPEEKANCNYYYRDKDNELATALVKRSDLYLDFAKKIYAWQKKNLLNEDTGVYWDMLGADGTLKYVDSGLKKRRAHVDNGPHVGNAFTYNTGTMLAGAVELLKATNSTEYSNDVKDLATKSFQNFARPKRVSGKTYYQWPTDDNALQGFNAWFDNVLMRAYVDADVTGLSTESNRSLESFQANLDYAFEHFNRHNMLPINLLSGWGDSSKTKGFHQASFAAEYAMLAVWQHRKAQATSVLKADYHQLMDDKAYTMDGRAISNSVDTLPSGLYIWKGQKLLVKR, from the coding sequence ATGAATAAGATAATTGCTTTATTCCTACTTACGTTAGGCATCAACGCATCAAGTTTTGCACAGTCAGAAATGGCTGTGCAGAACTTAAAGCGTGCGATGCTGATTCTCGATGCCACCATGGAGCGTTCGTTCCGCGGCACCGACACCAACTTGTATATGGCAGACGTCTGCGACACTGAGAGCGACGAGGTTAGCGGTCCTTCCGATGTGTGGCCATATACAGCGGCTATTGAGGCGCACTGCTCTGTGCTCGAAGCATTGAAGACGTTAAAGGACGCTGAACCAGAGCTTTATACGACGCATTTCGATAAGTACGCCAAGCAGTTGGATGTACTGATTGACAACTTGACCTACTACAGAGGTTCCTACAAGCTGTTTTCCTATGCCAGCAGTCGCTCATGGAGTGTCTATGCCGTACCTCGTGCCAGCGAGCGCAACAAGGCCAACGTGACTGGCGACAACCTGAAGTTCAACGTTTACGATGACCAGATGTGGATTGCCCGCGAGCTGATCCGGGCCTATCTGTTGACCGGCAAAGAGAGTTATCTGGAAGAAGCCACCCACCTCACAGACTATGTGCTAGATGGTTGGGACTGCTGGCGTGACAGCAATGGCGAGGAGTATGGCGGCATCACATGGGGCCCCGGCTACAACTCAAAGCACGCCTGCTCAAACGGCCCCATCATCCAGCCATTAGTATGGTTGCATCACATCTATGCAACCCCCGAAGAGAAAGCCAATTGTAATTACTATTACAGAGACAAAGACAACGAGCTGGCAACCGCATTGGTTAAGCGTTCCGATCTTTATCTCGACTTTGCCAAGAAGATTTATGCTTGGCAAAAGAAAAATCTGCTCAATGAAGACACGGGAGTTTATTGGGACATGCTTGGTGCCGATGGTACCCTGAAGTATGTTGACTCAGGCCTCAAGAAGCGCCGTGCCCACGTTGACAATGGTCCCCATGTAGGCAATGCCTTCACCTATAACACAGGAACCATGCTGGCAGGTGCCGTAGAACTGCTAAAAGCCACCAATTCCACAGAATATAGCAATGATGTGAAGGACCTTGCCACCAAGAGTTTTCAGAACTTTGCCCGCCCCAAGCGTGTCAGTGGCAAGACCTACTACCAATGGCCTACCGACGACAATGCCCTGCAAGGCTTCAATGCTTGGTTCGACAACGTGCTGATGCGCGCCTATGTCGATGCTGACGTGACTGGTCTAAGTACCGAATCCAACCGTTCGTTGGAAAGTTTTCAGGCCAACCTGGACTATGCCTTCGAGCACTTCAACCGTCACAACATGCTCCCCATCAACTTGCTGAGTGGTTGGGGCGACAGCAGCAAGACCAAAGGATTCCATCAGGCTTCGTTTGCTGCCGAATATGCTATGCTGGCAGTATGGCAGCACCGCAAGGCGCAAGCAACTTCCGTCCTCAAGGCTGACTATCATCAACTGATGGACGACAAAGCCTACACGATGGATGGCAGAGCCATCAGCAACAGCGTGGACACACTGCCAAGCGGTCTTTACATCTGGAAAGGCCAGAAGCTACTGGTAAAGCGATGA
- a CDS encoding glutaminase domain-containing protein: MIKLRTAMTATCMLLTVASAQSQTADDFVPYQETALRLPSVPLFTNDPYFSLWSPFDRLNDGTTRHWSDAEKAMDGILRVDGKSYRFMGQQREYVLAAIAPMTKADKGWTGKVSYDKQDGTTWAATSFDDSSWKTQESAWGTPGEYPHVRNNWTSENSDIYVRRTVSLTADDLQKELWIQFSHDDVFELYINGTRVIQTGETWIQGELHKLSATEKALLHEGNNMIAAHCHNTKGGAYIDFGLFENVKKSNDTTIKATQKRCHVLATSTYYTFTCGPVELDLVFTAPMVMDDLDLISVPINYLSYQVRATDDKTHDVQFYFATSPQLTVNESSQETTSSIVTENGIQYIKSGSVAQNILGRVGDLITIDWGYLYIPAINGQISVADGLNMESNFIQNGQLLPYDGTQNSTDQASMPALAYMKDLGSVKTASSYMMIGYDEIKDMRYMDVDYPGYWARNGKTIFQAFEEMNQNYASIMNRCKAQDKTIYDDGLAAGNVKYAELLSGSYRHVLAAHKLFQDNKGQLLYFSKENNSNGCVNTVDLTYPEAPLFLCYNTDLQKGMIRSILDYCRSSRWGFSQFAAHDLGTYPHANGQVYSITRPDAGGGFAGNMPIEESGNILTLVAAICRIDGNANWLSRADILTLRQWANYLRDNGQDPSNQLCTDDFAGHWAHNANLSLKAIFGVAAYAEIARIYGFKESDWKPYEEKARQMAKIWEVDARDGDHYKLAFDRSNTWSIKYNLVWDKLWGLNMFSPDVMRREIKYYLTKQNTYGLPLDSREAYTKSDWVMWAAPMAPDTETFLQFADRVYKYANETPTRWPLSDWYWTNGNGSARGFRARSVIGGHWMKVLMDKIAPKPTVQTEWKPVEGGLQSVFTKDVKADNPLPEYPRPQFERKEWQNLNGLWDYAITKTNASQPENFEGKILVPYPIESSLSGVKRQLDADEALWYKREFTIPAEWNGKNIRLNFGAVDYNAAIYLNGKRIGTHNGGFTNFSFDITAALQEGTNTLVVKVLDPTDISKQPVGKQRINSESTTIWYTPCSGIWQTVWLEPVNQKYVYNMKCTPDVDNSRFNLNITLNKPSESDQVKVLLKNGNTIISEQTVNASATVDCQLDAQSCKLWTPYHPNLYDLEIIYLSNGQEVDHVKSYAALRKISYGKDANGYWRLMLNNEPLFHLGPLDQGYWPDGIYTAPTDEALVYDIKKTKEWGFNMIRKHMKVEPARWYYHCDRLGLMVWQDMPSTFGGNEGWVQREWYNGDGSISTAVESVFKNEWKAIINQCYNYPCIVVWTPFNESWGQFKTKAICDYTRELDGSRVINPASGGNHHKGAGDMVDLHCYVDPVIDFNDPEKPLVLGEYGGLGLNVEGHRWYEKFATTYNDNGTIEGVTDRYEHYADIITRLGQGTTFNGDKACFAAAVYTQTTDVETEVNGLMTYDRAVIKVVEDRVKAANQKMINTNSSPAGITAPHAAVSAQDTIYNSLGMKVNSPVAGLNVLRRANGQTYKFMHK; encoded by the coding sequence ATGATTAAACTAAGAACCGCAATGACAGCAACGTGCATGTTGCTGACTGTTGCATCGGCTCAGTCACAGACCGCCGACGATTTTGTTCCGTATCAGGAAACTGCGTTGCGACTGCCATCAGTTCCTTTGTTTACAAACGACCCTTACTTCTCCTTATGGTCGCCCTTCGATCGTTTGAACGACGGCACCACCCGTCACTGGAGCGACGCAGAGAAAGCGATGGATGGCATTCTGCGCGTTGACGGCAAGTCATACCGTTTCATGGGTCAGCAACGCGAATATGTGCTGGCTGCCATTGCACCGATGACCAAGGCCGACAAGGGCTGGACCGGTAAAGTGTCTTACGACAAGCAGGATGGCACCACATGGGCAGCGACCTCTTTCGACGATTCCAGCTGGAAGACTCAGGAGTCTGCATGGGGCACACCAGGAGAATATCCTCATGTGCGCAACAACTGGACCAGCGAGAACTCCGACATCTACGTACGTCGCACCGTATCGCTTACAGCCGACGACCTGCAGAAAGAACTGTGGATCCAGTTCTCTCACGACGACGTCTTCGAATTATATATAAATGGTACACGCGTGATACAGACTGGCGAGACCTGGATCCAGGGCGAGCTTCACAAGCTGAGCGCCACCGAGAAGGCCCTGTTGCACGAAGGCAACAACATGATTGCTGCCCACTGCCACAACACCAAAGGCGGAGCCTATATCGACTTCGGTCTGTTTGAGAACGTGAAGAAGAGCAACGACACAACCATCAAGGCCACCCAGAAGCGTTGCCATGTGTTGGCAACCAGTACCTACTACACCTTCACTTGTGGTCCAGTAGAGCTCGACCTGGTCTTCACGGCGCCAATGGTCATGGACGACCTCGACCTGATTTCCGTACCCATCAACTACCTGAGCTATCAGGTACGTGCCACCGACGACAAGACCCACGATGTGCAGTTCTACTTTGCCACCTCGCCACAGCTCACTGTGAACGAGAGCAGCCAAGAGACAACCTCAAGCATTGTCACCGAAAACGGCATCCAGTATATCAAGTCAGGCTCTGTCGCCCAGAATATTCTCGGACGTGTCGGCGACCTCATCACCATTGACTGGGGCTATCTGTATATCCCTGCCATCAATGGTCAGATAAGTGTTGCCGATGGGCTGAACATGGAGAGCAACTTCATCCAGAACGGACAGTTGCTGCCCTACGACGGCACTCAGAACAGCACCGACCAAGCTTCTATGCCTGCACTTGCCTACATGAAAGACTTAGGCAGCGTCAAGACTGCCAGCAGCTATATGATGATTGGTTACGACGAGATTAAAGACATGCGCTACATGGATGTCGATTATCCCGGCTACTGGGCCCGCAATGGCAAGACCATCTTCCAGGCTTTCGAGGAGATGAACCAGAACTACGCCAGCATCATGAATCGCTGCAAGGCTCAAGATAAAACTATCTACGACGACGGATTGGCAGCCGGTAATGTCAAGTATGCCGAACTGTTGTCTGGTTCCTACCGTCATGTACTGGCAGCCCACAAGCTGTTCCAGGACAACAAGGGCCAACTGCTGTATTTCTCGAAAGAGAACAACTCTAACGGTTGTGTGAACACCGTTGACCTCACCTACCCCGAGGCACCTCTGTTCCTCTGCTACAACACAGACCTGCAGAAAGGCATGATTCGTTCTATCTTGGATTATTGCCGCAGCAGCCGCTGGGGCTTCAGCCAATTTGCAGCCCACGACCTCGGAACCTATCCTCACGCCAACGGACAGGTTTACTCCATCACACGTCCTGACGCTGGTGGTGGCTTCGCTGGCAACATGCCTATTGAGGAGAGCGGTAACATTCTGACCCTCGTTGCAGCCATCTGCCGTATCGACGGCAATGCCAATTGGCTGAGCCGAGCAGACATCCTCACACTGCGCCAGTGGGCCAACTACCTGCGCGACAACGGACAAGACCCCTCTAACCAGTTGTGTACCGACGACTTTGCCGGCCACTGGGCTCACAATGCCAACCTCTCCCTGAAAGCCATCTTCGGTGTGGCCGCCTACGCTGAGATTGCACGCATATATGGTTTCAAGGAGAGCGACTGGAAGCCTTACGAAGAGAAGGCTCGCCAGATGGCAAAGATCTGGGAAGTTGACGCCCGCGATGGCGACCACTATAAGCTGGCCTTCGACCGTAGCAACACATGGAGCATCAAGTACAACCTGGTGTGGGATAAGCTGTGGGGCCTGAACATGTTCTCGCCCGACGTCATGCGCCGCGAGATCAAGTACTACCTGACCAAGCAGAACACCTACGGTCTGCCACTCGACAGTCGTGAGGCATACACCAAGAGCGACTGGGTGATGTGGGCAGCGCCAATGGCTCCCGACACTGAGACCTTCCTGCAGTTTGCCGACCGCGTCTATAAGTATGCCAACGAGACTCCGACCCGCTGGCCGCTCAGCGACTGGTACTGGACCAACGGCAACGGTTCTGCTCGTGGCTTCCGCGCCCGTTCCGTGATCGGTGGTCACTGGATGAAGGTGCTCATGGATAAGATTGCTCCCAAGCCCACCGTGCAGACAGAATGGAAACCCGTTGAAGGCGGTCTGCAGTCTGTCTTCACTAAAGACGTGAAAGCCGACAACCCACTGCCCGAGTATCCACGTCCTCAGTTTGAGCGCAAGGAATGGCAAAACCTGAATGGTCTGTGGGACTATGCCATCACCAAGACCAATGCCAGCCAGCCCGAGAACTTCGAAGGAAAAATCCTGGTTCCCTACCCCATTGAGTCGAGTCTTTCGGGTGTGAAGCGCCAGTTGGATGCCGACGAGGCCCTGTGGTATAAGCGCGAGTTCACCATTCCGGCAGAATGGAACGGCAAGAACATCCGTCTGAACTTCGGTGCTGTTGACTATAATGCAGCCATCTATCTGAACGGCAAGCGTATCGGCACCCACAACGGTGGTTTCACCAACTTCTCTTTCGACATCACCGCTGCGCTGCAAGAAGGCACCAACACCCTCGTGGTGAAAGTGCTTGATCCCACCGACATCAGCAAGCAGCCCGTGGGCAAACAGCGCATCAACAGCGAGTCAACCACCATCTGGTACACCCCCTGCTCTGGCATCTGGCAGACCGTATGGTTGGAACCCGTGAACCAGAAGTATGTGTACAATATGAAATGTACGCCCGATGTTGACAACAGCCGTTTCAATCTGAACATCACACTGAACAAACCCAGCGAGAGCGATCAGGTGAAAGTGTTGCTGAAGAATGGCAACACCATCATCAGCGAGCAGACCGTGAATGCCTCTGCGACTGTCGATTGTCAGCTGGACGCACAGTCATGCAAGCTATGGACGCCCTATCACCCCAACCTCTACGACCTGGAGATTATCTACCTGAGCAACGGTCAGGAGGTTGACCACGTGAAGAGTTATGCCGCCCTGCGCAAGATTTCCTATGGCAAGGATGCCAACGGCTACTGGCGACTGATGCTCAACAATGAGCCACTGTTCCACCTTGGCCCTCTCGACCAAGGCTATTGGCCCGACGGCATCTACACCGCACCTACCGACGAGGCTCTGGTCTATGACATCAAAAAGACCAAAGAGTGGGGTTTCAACATGATTCGTAAGCACATGAAGGTTGAGCCCGCCCGCTGGTACTACCACTGCGACCGCCTCGGTCTGATGGTATGGCAGGACATGCCCTCTACCTTCGGTGGCAACGAGGGATGGGTACAGCGCGAGTGGTACAATGGCGACGGCAGCATCTCAACCGCCGTTGAGAGCGTCTTCAAGAACGAGTGGAAGGCCATCATCAACCAGTGCTACAACTATCCTTGCATCGTGGTGTGGACACCGTTCAACGAGAGCTGGGGTCAGTTCAAGACCAAGGCCATCTGCGACTACACCCGCGAGCTGGATGGCAGCCGTGTTATCAACCCCGCCTCTGGTGGTAACCACCACAAGGGCGCCGGCGATATGGTTGACCTTCACTGCTACGTAGATCCCGTGATCGACTTCAACGACCCTGAAAAGCCGTTGGTGCTGGGAGAATATGGTGGTCTGGGCCTCAACGTCGAAGGCCACCGCTGGTACGAGAAGTTTGCCACCACCTATAATGACAACGGCACCATCGAAGGCGTCACCGATCGCTACGAGCACTATGCCGACATCATTACCCGTCTGGGCCAGGGCACCACGTTCAATGGCGACAAGGCTTGCTTTGCTGCAGCCGTCTATACACAAACCACCGACGTAGAGACCGAAGTCAACGGACTGATGACTTACGACCGTGCGGTGATTAAGGTTGTTGAGGACCGCGTCAAGGCTGCCAACCAGAAGATGATCAACACCAACTCATCGCCTGCCGGCATCACTGCGCCCCATGCTGCTGTCTCTGCACAAGACACCATCTACAACAGCCTGGGCATGAAGGTCAATAGCCCCGTAGCTGGCCTGAACGTGTTGCGCCGTGCCAACGGACAGACCTATAAATTTATGCATAAATAA
- a CDS encoding SIMPL domain-containing protein, with protein MNRIKESLILAVGIIVLGLCIKSGINTFANKDRKVTVKGLAEREVNADKVTWSISTKETGNDLPALYERINVQTDKIKAFLKANGISEQEITVNAPSVTDLEAREWGDNQKNFRYIINTTVTVATNKVKEVNQTIYKQGELLKQGVAIDSSYPNYEYASFQQMKPEMMAEAIKNAQKTAEQFADASNAELGNIQTAGQGQFEIEDRDQNTPYIKKLRVVTTITYSLED; from the coding sequence ATGAACAGAATTAAAGAATCTCTGATCCTGGCTGTCGGTATCATCGTGCTGGGATTATGCATCAAGTCGGGCATCAACACATTTGCCAACAAAGACCGCAAGGTCACCGTGAAAGGACTGGCCGAACGCGAGGTGAATGCCGACAAGGTAACGTGGAGCATCTCGACCAAGGAGACGGGCAACGATCTGCCTGCCCTCTATGAGCGCATCAACGTGCAGACCGACAAGATCAAAGCTTTCCTCAAGGCCAACGGCATCAGCGAACAGGAGATAACGGTCAACGCTCCCTCCGTGACCGATCTGGAGGCTCGCGAATGGGGCGACAACCAAAAGAACTTCCGCTATATCATCAACACCACCGTCACCGTAGCCACCAACAAGGTGAAGGAGGTGAACCAGACCATCTACAAGCAGGGCGAACTGCTGAAGCAGGGCGTGGCGATAGACAGCAGCTACCCCAACTACGAGTATGCTTCGTTCCAGCAGATGAAACCCGAGATGATGGCCGAGGCTATCAAGAACGCACAGAAGACCGCCGAGCAGTTTGCTGACGCCAGCAATGCCGAACTAGGCAACATCCAGACGGCCGGACAGGGACAGTTCGAGATTGAAGACCGCGACCAGAACACGCCATACATTAAGAAATTGCGCGTGGTGACCACCATC
- a CDS encoding DUF4973 domain-containing protein: MKSFIYGMVAASMLTVTTSCNDEWEDEQYEQYISFRAPLNDQGITAVYVPFTRKNSDGKAKYGSGISNYELPVIVSGSTHNSATRVVNFQHDPDTLNALNWARFATREELYYKDMNPYCEFPSTLTIPKGQDVGLLNIKIDFNNLDLVDKWIFPITVAEGDGYTPNPRKNYKKAMLRIFPFNDYSGDYSATSLTIAVKGDQNSTGLTWLRTYVVNDNTVFFYAGRFDESNPQRGKYKIYAQFNGGKSGTIKMWSDNPEMNLVVNKEASYRMVESEDQTYPYLRYRNVIINNIDYSFDDYTSLSGSKFSYTVSGTLTLQRTINTQIPDEDQAIQW; encoded by the coding sequence ATGAAGTCATTTATATATGGCATGGTCGCTGCTTCAATGCTGACGGTGACCACCTCATGCAACGATGAGTGGGAAGACGAGCAGTACGAACAGTACATCAGCTTCCGTGCACCACTCAACGACCAGGGCATCACAGCCGTCTATGTGCCTTTCACCAGAAAGAACAGCGATGGTAAGGCAAAGTACGGCTCAGGTATCTCTAACTACGAGCTGCCCGTGATTGTCAGCGGTTCTACCCACAACAGTGCCACCCGTGTGGTCAACTTCCAGCACGACCCTGACACGCTGAATGCACTGAACTGGGCTCGTTTCGCTACCCGCGAGGAGTTGTATTATAAGGACATGAACCCCTACTGTGAATTTCCCAGCACCCTGACCATCCCCAAGGGTCAGGACGTAGGTCTTCTGAACATCAAGATTGACTTCAACAATCTTGACCTGGTTGACAAGTGGATCTTCCCTATCACTGTAGCTGAGGGTGATGGTTACACACCTAATCCCCGTAAGAACTACAAGAAGGCCATGCTCCGCATCTTCCCCTTCAACGACTACTCTGGAGACTACAGTGCTACCAGTCTGACAATCGCTGTCAAGGGCGACCAGAACTCAACAGGTCTGACCTGGCTGCGCACCTACGTCGTTAACGACAACACCGTGTTCTTCTATGCCGGTCGTTTCGACGAGAGCAACCCACAGCGTGGCAAGTATAAGATCTACGCACAGTTCAACGGTGGCAAATCGGGCACCATTAAGATGTGGTCAGACAATCCCGAGATGAACCTTGTGGTCAATAAGGAAGCTTCATACCGCATGGTTGAGAGCGAAGACCAGACCTATCCATATCTTCGCTATCGCAATGTCATCATCAACAATATCGATTACTCGTTTGATGACTACACATCACTTAGCGGTTCTAAGTTCTCTTATACCGTCAGTGGTACGCTCACCTTGCAGCGCACTATCAATACTCAAATTCCTGACGAAGATCAAGCTATACAATGGTAA